ACCGCGGGATTACTGAGAAACTGCGCAGCGGGCAACGCGTTGAACTGCCCCTCGTACAGCTTAACGATCAGCCCCAGCTGCCGCAGGTTGCTGGCGCACGCCGCCGCATTCGCCGATTGACGCGCCCGGCCGATAGCGGGCAGCAGCAGGGAAATCAGTACGGCGATGATCCCGATTACGACCAACAGCTCGACCAGCGTAAAGGCCCGGCGGCGTTGGCCGCTCGCCCGACCCGCGATCGGCAGCAAAGGGTTTTGGTTACACATTCTCATGTTGCGGTTCCTCACTCGTTTTGGACCATCGACAAGCGTCGGTGGCGCCACTTCTTCGGGCCGGCCGGGTGGAACGCCGTGCGTGATGCGCGGGTTCCAACTCGCTGCGCCCCTACAATGGCCCGGTCACCCCCGCGGGCAGGGCGCGGTGGAATTTCGGATGACCAGGGTCGTCGGCAAAATGCGTTCGGCCCGCCAGCTGTGCCGCTCGGGCGGGGCCAGGCGAATCGCCTCCAGGGCCAGTTGCACGGCCTGGCGGCCGAGCTGGTCCCAGGGCTGCGCGACGGTCGTCAGCCGCGGATCGCCCCACTCCGCGATCGGCAGGTTTCCGAAACCTACGATCGACAGATCCATCGGCAAGCGCAGGCCGACAGCGCGGGCGATGCGCTGGACGAGCAACGCCTGGGCGTCGTTCATCACGAAAACTCCGGTCGGACGATCCGGCCTCGTGAGGAGCTCGGCGATGTCGCGCTCGGTCTCCTCGTCGGTCGACCCGCCGGGAACCAGAAGGTTCTCGTCCCACTCCAGCCCATATCGATGGATGGCGTCTCGAAACCCCTGGGTGCGGTCGGCCATCGACGTGGTGCTGAGCCGCGCGATGCAACCGATCCGCCGATGACCGAGTTCGGCCAGGTGCTGAACCGCCTGTGCGACGCCGCCCTTATTGTCGGTGTCGACCCGCCCGCCCAGCGGCCCCTTGCATCCCTCCAGGGCCACCACGGGCACGTCGTGCTGAAGCAGTTCCTTCTGGATGTACTCGGTCTTCTGTTGGCCGAGGTGGTGACAGATCATGGCATCGACGCGCTGATTGAGGCACTGCCGCATCGCCTGCTCGAGGCGGTCCGCCTCGCACTCGCCGAACACCTTGATGAAATGCTCGGCGTCGTTGGCCTCGGCCAGGATGCCGCCGAGCATCTTGCCCACGTAATCGTGAATCCCCTGGCCGAGCAGGACGCCGATTACCTGCGTCTTGCCGGTCACCATGGCTCGCGCGATGCCGTTGGACGAGTAGTTCATCTCCCGGGCCGTCGCGTGGACCAAGGTCTGGGTCTTCACGCTGATCTCGGGGTGCCGCTGCAGCGCCATCGAGACCGTGGAGGGCGCGAGGCCGAGCGAGCTGGCGATCGACTTAATGGTGGTCTTGCCCGTCGAACCCGACGACAGCCGCGACCGCACCTGCGGCCGAGCGCGCCCGACGGTAGCTTGCGGCATGATGAGCGGGCGCAACTCCAAACCAACCTCCCGACGTCTGTCGAATGCTTGCTTTCTACAGTGTCTAATCGTTAGGCAACGAGTCATTCATGACCTCGCGACCGATCCTTTTGGCCATTCCTCAAAACAGCCAAAACTGCCCATCTGATTCCTATCAGATCTTCTTCTGATTCGTTTCAGATTACTCCATGTTTTGGGGTTCGGCAAATGGAATTTTCGAATCTAATTTCCGGATTCGCCCGGCCACACCGTCGAATGGTGAAACGGGATCTCCACAGCTCCGTGGCGCCGCGCCCGCTTGACGAACCGCGTGCATGCGTTATCCTGATACGTATCAGGCGCGAGTCCGCGGGACGTGCGTAACGGTCTAACGGGCGGTCAGGTCTAGGTGTCAACGCGCTCTGGCTACGGTCGAACCAGCATCGGGTCTTGTGAAAAAAGGTAACTGAAATGGCAGCGTCTACCCTCTCCAATCCGGTCCGGTCGATTGGTCCATCCCCGTTCATGAGCCGCCTGCAACCGTCGCCGCGGGACGGTGGATTTCGGATGGAAGGGTATTGGGTCTGGTGCGGATCGGTCGTATCAGGGGAGGACGGCCGCTTCCACATGTTCGCGTCCCGGTGGCCCAAGTCTTACGCGTTCAGCCCCCACTGGTTGTTCCATTGCGAGGTGGTACGCGCCTCAAGCGACACGCCCGAGGGTCCGTACACGTTTGAAGAGATCGTCCTGCCTCGCCGTGGACCGGCGTACTTCGACGGCATGAACACCCACAATCCGTCGATCTACTTCTGGGAGGGAACCTACTACCTCTACTACTTCGGCACCACCTACCCCGAAGCGCCGCCGGTCCCCGGTGAAGCGGTGTCCAACGACCGCGCGCTGGCCACGTGGAACCGCAAGCGTATCGGCTTGGCGACCAGCAAGAGCGTGTTCGGCCCGTGGCACCGTTTAGACCGGCCCCTGATGGAACCGCGGGTGGACAAGTGGGACTGCACGATCACCACGAACCCGACCGTCGCCATTCTGGCCGACGGAACGACCTACATGATCTACAAGAGCCGCTGCGGCGACACCGCACCGCTTCGGCTGGGCACCGCGCGGGCGCCCAACCCCGCCGGGCCGTTCGAGCGGCTGACGGACGAACCGCTGTTTCAGTTCGATGATCCGAACATTCAGCTCGAAGACCCGTGCCTCTGGTACGACGGGTCGATGTTCAACGCGCTGGTAAAGGACCATGCTTGCAAGGGCTGCGCCGGCGTGACGGGGGAGTACGGCGCGGGGGTACACGTCATCAGTGAGGACTGCGTTCACTGGGAGGTCGTCGGCAAGGCGTACAGTCGCCAGGTGCGGTGGGACGATGGCACCACCACCATTCAGGCCAACCTGGAGCGTGCCAATCTCCTGATGCAGGGCGGCAAGCCAACTCACCTGTTCTGCGCGACCGGCAAGGGGGACAGGCCCTGGCAATTCACCACGACGTGGAACATGTGCCTGCCGCTCATCTGAGGAGCTTAGCTAATCAAATTTGAGCCCCTCAACCGCAGCGCTTCGTGCGACGGGTCAAGGCCGCTGCGGCGCCCATCGCGATGAGTGCGATCGACGTAGGCTCGGGGACCGACGCCAACGGCAGGGCATCCGCCACGGCGGCCAGCTGGTTCCACGTGGACTGGCTGACGTTCGCCCAACCGCTGGCGCTGCTCCAGCTGATGTCGGTCACGTCCTCGCTGTAGATCGTGCGGTAGAGCACCATGCTCGCCAGCAGGTAGCCGCTGCTGCTGGCATGGTAGTCGTCGCTGCCGTAGAGCAACCCGTCCGAGAAGTCCATCGCCTCGAACGCATCGCCCACCGTTGCGATGCGCGCCGAACCAGGGCCGGCCGAGTCGTTGATGCCATCGGCGGCGATCCGGTAGTTCGTGCGCACCTCCTGCTGCATGGCGGCGGGATTCGCGAATTCGGTCGGGTAATACGAGTGATTGGGCGACCGCGCCCACGTCTGGTAGAGGACCGACCGAACGCCCGCCCCCCGGCCCGAGGCGTGGTTCTTCACCGCGTTGTGCAACGTCAGCGCGTCGCCGATAAAGTCGGCTGGCCCCACGGGACCACCAGGCGCCCCCATGTGAGTGGCTTCGGTGCTGTACCCTTGCTGGATTACAAAGTTCCAAGTCTTCCCTGAGATTGAGGCGTGGTTGACGTTGTTGGCCGGAAAATTGGCGACTTGGCCGATGTGGTAGTCCAGATCGGCGCCACCCAAGAGGTCGGCGATGATGTTCGGCGCGGCATGTCCATCGGCCGCAGCCAGCTGCCCGACCTTGTTCGGCACGACTTGTGTCCCACCGCCCTGCGAGAAGCTGTTGCCAAAAAACAACAGGTTCAGCGGCACCTCGGCCGCCAGCGCGTTCGATGTACCCCCGATGGCCGACAGAGCAAGAACACACCGTAATACGAACAAACGGGGGCGCAACATGTATTGGCCTCTGGAGTGAAACTCGGAGCGAAAAAGCCGGCGGTGACCGATGAAGGCCACCGCCGGGGCAGGTTGTCCGTGAGTGACAGATTACTTGCGTCGACGCGCGAGCATCGCCAGCCCGCCCATCGCCAGCAGCGTGGCGGTCGCCGGCTCGGGAACCGTCGCCTGAGGGACGATCTCGAGGACGCCAAGGTAGGTGAAGCGGTTGCTGTTGTTGTTGTCATTGCCCGGGCTGACGGTTAATGCAATGACGCCGTTCAAGTCGGCGACGACGTCACCACTGGCAAAGGTGTTTCCAGCAGTGTTACTTGCCGTCTGATACTCGACGTTGACCGGAGCCCCGGCACCCTGGAAGGAGTACAGCACTTCCCGATTGTCCGTCACGCCATTGCGGGCCGCAAAGCCGAAGAAGTTGTAAACCTCGCCCGCTTGAAGGCCTGAAAGCGTAAGCGTGACGTTTCCAGTGGGGTGGGCGAATGAGGCACTAGAAATCGTGTAACCGAACAGGCTGTCCTGAGTCGCAGTAGTGGCATATCCACGAGCCAACGCATTGCCGGCCGTGGGGTTCAGACCGTTGATATTCTGGCTATCGAAACCCCTGTTTAGATTGTTTCCACCCGTCGCGGTGTTGGAGATCTTCAGATCGATGCCCGAATCTGTTTGATCGGTGTTGATCAGCGACAGGGCCGGGGTCGCGCCGTATGGCTGGTTCGTAGTTGCGTTGCCACTGTTATGGACGTTGTTCCAGTATCGAACCGGACCGGTCAGTTCCTCGCTGGCCGTCTGAGTATCCTGGTGCCCAAAGTCGATCAAGACGACCGCTTCTGCCGACGCGGTCATTGCCAATACGGCCAAACCCACAATCGCACGCGTACCACTTACGAGCATGTTCTCTCCCTGTTCCGATGACGGAGGTGAATGAAGCGGACAAGTACCTCAAAGCTCAGACCCGCCGTTTTGTCTGATACGTATCAGAATACACCGAAACGTAGTTCCGTCAAATCTTTGTCTCCAGTTTTTCGGAAACATTGAGCGCGGCCGCAGGGTGTTTATCGCGTTGACCCCGAGGGAGCGGGAACGGTC
The DNA window shown above is from Tepidisphaeraceae bacterium and carries:
- a CDS encoding PEP-CTERM sorting domain-containing protein, which produces MAVLAMTASAEAVVLIDFGHQDTQTASEELTGPVRYWNNVHNSGNATTNQPYGATPALSLINTDQTDSGIDLKISNTATGGNNLNRGFDSQNINGLNPTAGNALARGYATTATQDSLFGYTISSASFAHPTGNVTLTLSGLQAGEVYNFFGFAARNGVTDNREVLYSFQGAGAPVNVEYQTASNTAGNTFASGDVVADLNGVIALTVSPGNDNNNSNRFTYLGVLEIVPQATVPEPATATLLAMGGLAMLARRRK
- a CDS encoding PEP-CTERM sorting domain-containing protein, which translates into the protein MLRPRLFVLRCVLALSAIGGTSNALAAEVPLNLLFFGNSFSQGGGTQVVPNKVGQLAAADGHAAPNIIADLLGGADLDYHIGQVANFPANNVNHASISGKTWNFVIQQGYSTEATHMGAPGGPVGPADFIGDALTLHNAVKNHASGRGAGVRSVLYQTWARSPNHSYYPTEFANPAAMQQEVRTNYRIAADGINDSAGPGSARIATVGDAFEAMDFSDGLLYGSDDYHASSSGYLLASMVLYRTIYSEDVTDISWSSASGWANVSQSTWNQLAAVADALPLASVPEPTSIALIAMGAAAALTRRTKRCG
- a CDS encoding LacI family DNA-binding transcriptional regulator → MPQATVGRARPQVRSRLSSGSTGKTTIKSIASSLGLAPSTVSMALQRHPEISVKTQTLVHATAREMNYSSNGIARAMVTGKTQVIGVLLGQGIHDYVGKMLGGILAEANDAEHFIKVFGECEADRLEQAMRQCLNQRVDAMICHHLGQQKTEYIQKELLQHDVPVVALEGCKGPLGGRVDTDNKGGVAQAVQHLAELGHRRIGCIARLSTTSMADRTQGFRDAIHRYGLEWDENLLVPGGSTDEETERDIAELLTRPDRPTGVFVMNDAQALLVQRIARAVGLRLPMDLSIVGFGNLPIAEWGDPRLTTVAQPWDQLGRQAVQLALEAIRLAPPERHSWRAERILPTTLVIRNSTAPCPRG
- a CDS encoding glycoside hydrolase family protein — translated: MAASTLSNPVRSIGPSPFMSRLQPSPRDGGFRMEGYWVWCGSVVSGEDGRFHMFASRWPKSYAFSPHWLFHCEVVRASSDTPEGPYTFEEIVLPRRGPAYFDGMNTHNPSIYFWEGTYYLYYFGTTYPEAPPVPGEAVSNDRALATWNRKRIGLATSKSVFGPWHRLDRPLMEPRVDKWDCTITTNPTVAILADGTTYMIYKSRCGDTAPLRLGTARAPNPAGPFERLTDEPLFQFDDPNIQLEDPCLWYDGSMFNALVKDHACKGCAGVTGEYGAGVHVISEDCVHWEVVGKAYSRQVRWDDGTTTIQANLERANLLMQGGKPTHLFCATGKGDRPWQFTTTWNMCLPLI